The Acidimicrobiales bacterium genome includes a window with the following:
- a CDS encoding ATP-dependent 6-phosphofructokinase — protein sequence DGPARILDTLARERIDALVAIGGEDTLGVAGRLADESGVAVVGVPKTIDNDLAATDFTFGFQTAVQIATDAIDRLHTTAESHHRVLVCEVMGRHAGWIAAYAGIAGGAAAVLVPERPFDLDQLSASLVARHQLGNYASVVVVAEGATPAEGTLALQDGQLDAFGHVRLGGIGDVLAKEIEKRTGYETRATVLGHIQRGGTPNAFDRVLATRFGVAAVEAVHDGAFGTMVALRNGNIERVPLADAVRELKTVDPSLLEIADLFSA from the coding sequence GACGGCCCGGCGCGGATCCTCGACACCCTCGCCCGCGAGCGCATCGACGCGCTCGTGGCCATCGGTGGCGAGGACACCCTCGGCGTGGCCGGCCGGCTCGCCGACGAATCGGGCGTCGCGGTGGTGGGCGTGCCCAAGACCATCGACAACGACCTCGCCGCCACCGACTTCACGTTCGGGTTCCAGACCGCGGTGCAGATCGCCACCGACGCCATCGACCGCCTCCACACCACCGCCGAGAGCCATCACCGCGTCCTCGTGTGCGAAGTGATGGGCCGCCACGCCGGTTGGATCGCCGCCTACGCCGGTATCGCGGGTGGCGCCGCCGCCGTGCTGGTGCCCGAGCGGCCGTTCGACCTCGACCAGCTCTCGGCGTCGCTCGTCGCCCGTCACCAACTCGGCAACTACGCCTCAGTGGTCGTCGTCGCCGAGGGGGCCACGCCCGCCGAAGGGACCCTCGCCCTGCAGGACGGCCAGCTCGACGCCTTCGGCCACGTGCGCCTCGGTGGCATCGGCGACGTGCTGGCCAAGGAAATCGAGAAGCGCACGGGATACGAGACGCGCGCCACCGTGCTCGGCCACATCCAGCGCGGCGGCACGCCCAACGCCTTCGACCGCGTCCTGGCGACGCGGTTCGGTGTCGCGGCCGTCGAAGCGGTCCACGACGGCGCCTTCGGCACGATGGTCGCCCTGCGCAACGGCAACATCGAGCGCGTCCCGCTCGCCGACGCCGTGCGCGAACTCAAGACCGTCGACCCGTCCCTCCTCGAGATCGCCGACCTCTTCAGCGCGTAA
- a CDS encoding inositol monophosphatase family protein, protein METPSPDDLRGIAIDVALDAAAFVAAERASSRWFGTTDTKSTPTDMVTAVDKASEAQIVAALRARRPDDGIVAEEGSASTSTTGVTWVIDPIDGTTNFVYGYPATAVSVAAVDADHASIAGAVVDIGRREVFSAARGVGAFRDDEPMSLPGGPAALSFALVGTGFSYHPEMRVEQAAVVSRILPIVRDIRRGGSAALDLCWAAAGRTDAYYERGTAPWDRAAGLLIAHEAGLRGDVVGDLVWVAHPRIADDLYALITR, encoded by the coding sequence ATGGAGACCCCCTCGCCCGACGACTTGCGCGGCATCGCCATCGACGTCGCCCTCGACGCCGCCGCCTTCGTCGCCGCCGAACGCGCCAGCAGCCGCTGGTTCGGCACCACCGACACCAAGTCGACGCCGACCGACATGGTCACCGCCGTCGACAAGGCGAGCGAGGCACAGATCGTCGCCGCCCTTCGCGCCCGGCGGCCCGACGACGGCATCGTCGCCGAGGAGGGGTCGGCGTCGACGAGCACCACCGGCGTGACCTGGGTGATCGACCCGATCGACGGCACCACCAACTTCGTCTACGGCTACCCGGCGACCGCCGTGTCCGTGGCCGCGGTCGACGCCGACCACGCGTCGATCGCCGGCGCCGTCGTCGACATCGGCCGGCGCGAGGTCTTCAGCGCGGCGCGCGGGGTCGGCGCCTTCCGCGACGACGAGCCCATGAGCCTGCCCGGCGGACCGGCGGCGCTGAGCTTCGCGCTCGTCGGCACCGGGTTCTCGTATCACCCGGAGATGCGCGTCGAGCAGGCGGCGGTCGTCAGCCGGATCCTGCCGATCGTGCGCGACATTCGCCGCGGCGGGTCTGCGGCACTCGATCTGTGCTGGGCCGCCGCTGGGCGCACCGACGCCTATTACGAGCGCGGCACCGCGCCGTGGGACCGCGCTGCCGGGCTACTGATCGCCCACGAGGCCGGGCTACGCGGCGACGTTGTCGGCGACCTCGTCTGGGTCGCCCATCCCCGCATCGCGGACGATCTCTACGCCCTGATTACGCGCTGA